Proteins encoded by one window of Misgurnus anguillicaudatus chromosome 4, ASM2758022v2, whole genome shotgun sequence:
- the LOC129444843 gene encoding histone PARylation factor 1, producing the protein MAGRGKRKPKSLPQTETLNGYVKKAKEDQTDGKMVEEELREEVERLYKLRMPEDFYQFWKFCKGLCADCPQDALKETLGLQLVGPFDILAKKHKRSSSTQPNFNLHWRYFYDPPEFQTIIQGNADTHHHMGYFRDSPDALPVFIGENEAKKGYTITQMGDNIFAAVLLFLQKKRKEKGYQKDEVALESLEEDLKQEAERLGLPLDQKTKAMKQREKKVVTKTFHGAGIVVPVDKNDVGYRELPETDSSLKKICKAIAEAKNDEERIKAFAPIQEMITYVQFANDECDYGMGYELGIDLFCYGSHYFYKVVRQLLPMAYSLLKRGLFGEILEAHLTSRSHDNLDQLAVV; encoded by the exons ATGGCGGGACGCGGGAAAAGGAAACCCAAATCTTTGCCCCAG ACAGAAACGCTGAATGGATatgtaaaaaaagcaaaagaaGACCAGACGGATGGAAAGATGGTTGAAGAAGAGTTGAGAGAGGAGGTGGAGAGGTTATACAAACTACGCATGCCTGAGGATTTCTACCAGTTTTGGAAATTTTGCAAGGGACTTTGTGCAGACTGTCCACaag ATGCCCTAAAGGAAACGCTCGGGCTTCAGTTAGTAGGTCCATTTGATATCCTGGCCAAAAAGCACAAACGGTCATCTTCAACCCAGCCCAACTTCAATCTACATTGGCGTTACTTTTACGATCCCCCAGAATTCCAGACGATCATACAGGGCAACGCAGACACACATCATCACATGGGCTACTTTAG AGATTCACCTGATGCTTTGCCTGTTTTCATTGGGGAGAATGAAGCCAAGAAGGGCTATACAATCACACAGATGGGGGACAACATATTTGCGGCAGTTCT GCTGTTTTTGCAGAAGAAAAGAAAGGAGAAGGGATACCAGAAGGATGAAGTGGCTTTGGAAAGTTTAGAAGAAGATTTGAAACAAGAGGCAGAGAGGTTGGGCTTGCCTCTGGACCAGAAAACTAAAGCAATGAAACAAAGAGAGAAAAAG GTGGTCACAAAGACATTTCATGGAGCAGGAATTGTGGTTCCAGTAGATAAAAATGATGTTGGATACAGAGAATTACCAGAAACTGATT CAAGTCTGAAGAAGATTTGCAAAGCAATTGCAGAGGCCAAAAACGATGAGGAAAGAATAAAGGCCTTCGCACCCATCCAGGAAATGATCACATATGTTCAGTTTGCCAATGATGAATGTGATTACGGCATGGGCTATGAGCTTGGGATCGACCTCTTCTGTTACGGCTCGCAC TATTTTTATAAAGTGGTACGTCAGCTGCTTCCAATGGCATACAGTCTGCTGAAGAGAGGTCTGTTTGGAGAGATACTGGAGGCGCATCTCACCAGTCGTTCCCACGACAACCTTGACCAGCTCGCCGTTGTCTGA